A window of Pseudomonas putida genomic DNA:
ACCACCACCATGGTGCGGCCTTCCTGGGCCAGCGCCTGCATTACCTTGAGCACATCGCCGACCAGTTCCGGGTCCAGCGCCGAGGTCGGCTCGTCGAACAGCATGACCTCCGGCTCCATGGCCAGCGCCCGGGCAATTGCCACACGCTGCTGCTCGCCGCCGGACATATGCCCAGGGAAGGCGTCCTTGCGATGGGCGACACCCACCTTGGCCAGGTAGTGCTCGGCCTTTTCCAGGGCCTCCTTGCGGTTCACGCCCAGCACGTGCACCGGCGCTTCGATGATGTTTTCCAGCGCAGTCATGTGCGACCACAGGTTGAAGTGCTGGAACACCATCGACAGGCGCGAGCGCATGCGCTGCAACTGACGCGGATCGGCGGCCTTGAGTGCGCCATCCTTGCCTGGTACCAGCTTCAACTCTTCGTTGTTGAGCAGGATCTTGCCGGCGTGCGGCTGCTCCAGCAGGTTGATGCAGCGCAGGAAGGTCGACTTGCCCGAACCGCTGGAGCCGATGATGCTGATGACATCGCCTGCCTTGGCCGACAGGGACACGCCCTTGAGCACTTCATGGCTGCCGTAGCGCTTGTGCAGGTCTTGGACTTCGAGTTTGTACATGCTGTCGATTCTCACAAAGCGGTCAGTGCTTGCGCGGCGCCAGGTAGCCGAGCCAGCGGCGTTCGGCCATCTTGAACAGGCGCACCAGGATGAAGGTCAGGCACAGGTAGAACACGCCCGCCGTGATGTAGGCCTCGAAAGGCAGGTAGTACTGGGCATTGACCGTACGCGCAGCGCCAGTGATGTCGATCAGGGTGACGATCGACGCCAGACTGGTGGTCTGCAGCATCATGATCACTTCGTTGCTGTACTGCGGCAGCGCGCGGCGCAGGGCCGACGGCAGCAGGATGCGCCGGTACATCTTCATGCGCGACATGCCCATGGCCTTGGCCGCCTCGATTTCGCCATGGGGCGTGGCCTTGAGGCTGCCGGCGATGATTTCGGCGGTGTAGGCACTGGTGTTGATGCCGAACGCCAGGCAGGCGCAGAAGGTAGCGCTGGACAGCAGCGGCCACAGAAAGCTTTCGCGCACCGCCTCGAACTGCGCCAGGCCGTAGTAGATCAGGAACAGCTGCACCAGCATCGGCGTGCCACGGATCACGTAGGTGTACAGCCACGCCACGAGATTGACCGCTGGCTGTCTGGAAACCCGCATCAGGCCCAGCGGAATGGCCGCCAGCAGGCCGAAGAACAGCGAGATCGCCAGCAGCTTGAGGGTGGTCAGCAGGCCGCCGAAGTACATCGGCAACGCCTCCCAGACGACGTTGTAGTCGAAGATCATAGTTCAGCCACCTTGACGCCCACCGAGTAGCGGCGCTCGAGATACTTCAGGGCCAGCAGCGAGATGCTGGTCAGCACCAGGTACAGGGCCGCCACTGCCAGGAAGAAGGTGAAAGGCTCGCGGGTGGCGTCGGCCGCCTGCTTGGCCTTGAACATCATGTCCTGCAGGCCCACGACCGAAATCAGTGCAGTGGCCTTGGTCAGCACCAGCCAGTTGTTGGTGAAGCCCGGGATCGCCAGGCGAATCATTTGCGGCACCTGGATGCGGAAGAACACCTGGCGGTTGCTCATGCCATATGCCACACCCGCTTCGGCCTGGCCCTTCGGAATACCGAGGAATGCACCGCGGAAGGTTTCCGAGAGGTAGGCGCCAAAGATGAAGCCCAGGGTACCGATACCGGCGATCAGCGGATTCAGGTCGATGTAGTCTTCATAGCCGAGCAGCGGCGCTACCCGGTTGATGATGTCCTGCCCGCCGTAGAAGATCAGCAGGATCAGGACCAGGTCCGGAATGCCACGAATCACCGTGGAATACAGATCGCCCAGCCAAGCCAGCCAGCGCACCGGCGACAAGCGCAGCGCCACACCGATCAGGCCGAGCACGATGGCCAGGGCCATCGACGACAGGGCGAGCTGAAGCGTCAGCCACGCCCCGTCGAGGATGACTGCCCCGTAGCCTTTCAACATGATGAGGTCCTCGACCTAGAGAATGAAAAATGGTGCAAACCTCAGAGCCTCTGCTGTTTGCACCATTGCACAGGTGAAACCCGACGTCTTAGTTCGAGTCTGGACCGTAGATATCGAAGTTGAAGTACTTCTTCTCGATTTCTTTGTACTTGCCGTTGGCACGGATGGCATCGATGGCCGCGTTGATGCGGTCGACGTTGGCCTTGTCACCCTTGCGCACGGCAAT
This region includes:
- a CDS encoding ABC transporter ATP-binding protein, which produces MYKLEVQDLHKRYGSHEVLKGVSLSAKAGDVISIIGSSGSGKSTFLRCINLLEQPHAGKILLNNEELKLVPGKDGALKAADPRQLQRMRSRLSMVFQHFNLWSHMTALENIIEAPVHVLGVNRKEALEKAEHYLAKVGVAHRKDAFPGHMSGGEQQRVAIARALAMEPEVMLFDEPTSALDPELVGDVLKVMQALAQEGRTMVVVTHEMGFAREVSNQLVFLHKGLVEETGCPREVLANPQSERLKQFLSGSLK
- a CDS encoding ABC transporter permease, giving the protein MIFDYNVVWEALPMYFGGLLTTLKLLAISLFFGLLAAIPLGLMRVSRQPAVNLVAWLYTYVIRGTPMLVQLFLIYYGLAQFEAVRESFLWPLLSSATFCACLAFGINTSAYTAEIIAGSLKATPHGEIEAAKAMGMSRMKMYRRILLPSALRRALPQYSNEVIMMLQTTSLASIVTLIDITGAARTVNAQYYLPFEAYITAGVFYLCLTFILVRLFKMAERRWLGYLAPRKH
- a CDS encoding ABC transporter permease; the encoded protein is MLKGYGAVILDGAWLTLQLALSSMALAIVLGLIGVALRLSPVRWLAWLGDLYSTVIRGIPDLVLILLIFYGGQDIINRVAPLLGYEDYIDLNPLIAGIGTLGFIFGAYLSETFRGAFLGIPKGQAEAGVAYGMSNRQVFFRIQVPQMIRLAIPGFTNNWLVLTKATALISVVGLQDMMFKAKQAADATREPFTFFLAVAALYLVLTSISLLALKYLERRYSVGVKVAEL